The following proteins are encoded in a genomic region of Bufo bufo chromosome 11, aBufBuf1.1, whole genome shotgun sequence:
- the LOC120982378 gene encoding trichohyalin-like, which produces MANLLTAIRRIIDTFHCYSSRTAPCDKLDITAFQSLIETQFADVIEDSGDPHTIEAILHALDQNNDGEVDFKEFLELVAKVAVAYFEALRPQKGCRICAAQKGLLLQSSTSSKTSESTQKQNITQTQDSVQKEDPNQKQDETQNPDPLTQKQEPLTQKQDPNQKGDPTEKKDLTKKQDSTHKQDTTQKQGPNQKQDSTQKLESTQNQDPTQKHDLTQKQDSTQKQEPTRKQESNKKQDLNEKQNTTQKKDSTQKQDCSTQKQDPPQKQDSTHKHDSTKKQDPTKKQDLSLKQDATQKQDLPQKPDSTQKQDPAQQNDTTQKQDKIQKQESTLKRDPSQKHDTTQKQEPTKKQETPLKQDSTWKQNPNWNQNPTQKQEPTQKHEPSGKEDLIQKQDQTRKQESTQEQDSSQKQEPTNKQDPIQKQDQTPKQEPTQKQDLTQKQEPTLKQNQIQKKDSTQKQDPNQKQDPTQKQELIKKDHTPKQDSTQKQELPQKQDPAQKQDSSRKQEPTQKQDSAQKTVPTQVPDPTQNQNSCQKQDSTQSQDSKQKQDSTHKMGSTQKHDSTQKMDLNQKQDSTQKQEPTQTQDPTQKQDSTQKKDPTQKQDPNLKHDLTQKQDSKQKQDLTKKQDPTQKQDSKQKQDSTQKEDHTQKQDSTQKRDSTQKQNSTQKQDPNQKLDSTQKQDPNQKQVSTQKQDSKEKQDPTQKQEHTKTQDPTQKQDSTQKQDSTQKQNSTQKQDPTQKQKPTKNQDLTQKQDPTQKQDSTHKQDPTQKQDPTQKQDPTQKQDPTQKQDTTQKQDSTQKQDPTQKQAPTQKQDATQKQDPTQKQDPTQKQDPTQKQDPTQKQDPTQKQDPTQKQDPTQKQEPPQKQESTQKQESTQKQDLTQKQDPTQKQDSTQKQDPTQKQEPTQKQDPTQKQDPTQKQDPTQKQDPTQKQDSTQKKDPTQKHEPTKKQELTQKQDPTQKQDPAQKQDPTQKQDSTQNQDSTQKQDPTQKQDPTQKQESTQKQELTRKQDSIQKQDSAQKQDPTQKQEPTQKQDPTQKQDLTQKQGLNLNLDSTQKQDPTQKQESTQKQELTQKQDSIQKQDSAQKQDPTQKQDPTQKQELTLKQESTLKQESTQKQDRTQKQDSTQKQDLSQKQDPTQKQESTQKQESTQKQDPTQKQDSDQKQDPDQKQDSAQKQDSAQKQDSTQKQDSTQKQDPTQKQEPTQKQDPTQKEDQTQKDLSKKQEPTQILQTTRKETAQQQSELQTLGLEQKESHQKMQHLMDKQETTQKTHETVYRPSPASDHQHPQKYYSYFEQTASQGFELPHDVPQSQTTHSKIHYSYNTPPGGQPPHHVWASNLFKEQDLKEDIYNQLYQKAEKHSDHWQWHESTSSSSSYQMPPDTQYTLQHMHVTSSGLMHTEQHSAPQGSAAAVGPQVEQQNKVVHTSQNPLYMLSQQSPKLIRDRSIGQNTSTESKQSDLHPEPPLKPEDLHQQPQPSGVSSSAQKSSTQKDEKQKSSQKGFKWPWQ; this is translated from the exons ATGGCAAATCTCCTGACGGCTATTCGCAGGATCATAGACACCTTTCACTGTTACAGCAGCCGCACAGCACCCTGTGACAAGCTGGACATCACTGCATTTCAGAGCCTCATTGAGACACAGTTTGCAGATGTAATTGAG GATTCTGGAGACCCACACACAATTGAAGCAATACTGCATGCCCTTGATCAAAACAATGACGGTGAAGTGGACTTTAAAGAATTTCTGGAGCTTGTAGCAAAAGTTGCTGTTGCTTATTTTGAAGCACTGAGGCCCCAAAAAGGTTGTCGGATATGTGCAGCCCAAAAAGGGTTGTTGCTGCAATCATCAACATCATCAAAAACTTCTGAATCAACCCAGAAACAAAACATAACCCAGACACAAGACTCAGTCCAAAAAGAAGATCCAAACCAAAAACAAGATGAAACTCAGAATCCAGACCCCTTAACTCAGAAACAAGAACCCTTAACCCAGAAGCAAGATCCAAACCAAAAAGGAGATCCAACTGAGAAAAAAGATCTAACCAAAAAGCAAGACTCAACCCATAAACAAgacacaacacagaaacaaggtCCAAACCAGAAACAAGACTCAACCCAGAAATTAGAATCAACCCAAAATCAAGATCCAACTCAGAAACATGATCTAACTCAGAAACAAGACTCAACCCAAAAACAGGAACCAACCAGAAAACAAGAATCAAACAAGAAACAAGACCTAAATGAAAAGCAAAATACAACCCAGAAAAAAGATTCAACCCAGAAACAAGACTGCTCAACTCAAAAACAAGATCCACCCCAGAAACAAGACTCAACCCATAAACATGACTCGACCAAAAAACAAGATCCAACAAAGAAACAAGACTTATCCCTGAAACAAGATGCAACCCAGAAACAAGACTTACCCCAGAAACCAGACTCTACCCAAAAACAAGATCCAGCCCAGCAAAATGATACGACCCAAAAGCAAGATAAAATCCAGAAACAAGAATCAACCCTAAAACGAGATCCATCACAAAAGCATGACACAACCCAAAAACAAGAACCAACCAAAAAACAAGAGACACCTCTGAAACAAGACTCAACCTGGAAACAAAATCCAAACTGGAATCAAAATCCAACCCAGAAACAAGAACCAACTCAGAAACATGAGCCAAGCGGGAAAGAAGACTTGATCCAAAAACAGGATCAAACCCGAAAACAAGAATCAACCCAGGAACAAGACTCATCCCAAAAACAAGAACCAACCAATAAACAAGACCCAATCCAAAAACAAGATCAAACCCCAAAACAAGAACCAACCCAGAAACAAGACTTAACCCAAAAACAAGAACCAACTCTAAAACAAAACCAAATACAGAAAAAAGATTCAACCCAGAAACAAGATCCAAACCAAAAACAAGATCCAACCCAGAAACAAGAACTAATAAAAAAAGATCATACCCCAAAGCAAGATTCAACCCAGAAACAAGAACTACCTCAGAAACAAGACCCAGCACAGAAACAAGATTCATCCCGGAAACAAGAACCAACCCAGAAACAAGACTCAGCCCAAAAAACAGTTCCAACCCAGGTACCAGATCCAACCCAAAATCAAAATTCATGCCAGAAACAGGACTCAACCCAGTCTCAGGACTCAAAACAGAAACAGGACTCAACACATAAGATGGGCTCAACCCAGAAACATGACTCTACACAGAAAATGGACTTAAACCAGAAACAGGACTCAACTCAGAAACAGGAGCCAACCCAGACACAAGATCCAACCCAGAAACAagattcaacccagaaaaaagatcCAACCCAAAAACAAGACCCAAACCTGAAGCACGACTTAACACAGAAACAGGACTCAAAACAAAAACAagacttaacaaaaaaacaagacCCAACCCAAAAACAAGACTCAAAgcaaaaacaagattcaacccagAAAGAAGATCATACCCAAAAACAAGACTCAACCCAGAAACGAGACTCAACCCAGAAACAAAACTCAACTCAAAAACAAGACCCTAACCAGAAACTAGACTCAACCCAGAAACAAGACCCAAACCAAAAACAAGTCTCAACCCAAAAACAAGACTCAAAAGAGAAACAAGACCCAACTCAAAAACAAGAACACACCAAGACACAAGACCCAACCCAAAAACAAGACTCAACGCAGAAACAAGACTCAACCCAAAAACAAAACTCAACACAGAAACAAGACCCAACTCAGAAACAGAAACCAACCAAAAATCAAGACCTAACCCAAAAACAAGATCCAACCCAAAAACAAGACTCAACGCATAAACAAGACCCAACCCAGAAACAAGACCCAACCCAAAAACAAGATCCAACCCAAAAACAAGATCCAACCCAAAAACAAGACACAACCCAAAAACAAGACTCAACACAGAAACAAGACCCAACTCAGAAACAAGCACCAACCCAGAAACAAGACGCAACCCAAAAACAAGACCCAACCCAAAAACAAGATCCAACCCAAAAACAAGATCCAACCCAAAAACAAGACCCAACCCAAAAACAAGATCCAACCCAAAAACAAGACCCAACCCAAAAACAAGACCCAACTCAGAAACAAGAACCACCTCAGAAACAAGAATCAACCCAGAAACAAGAATCAACCCAGAAACAAGACCTAACCCAGAAACAAGACCCAACCCAAAAACAGGACTCAACGCAGAAACAAGACCCAACTCAGAAACAAGAACCAACCCAGAAACAAGACCCAACCCAAAAACAAGACCCAACCCAAAAACAAGATCCAACCCAAAAACAAGACCCAACCCAAAAACAAGACTCAACGCAGAAAAAAGACCCAACTCAAAAACATGAACCAACCAAGAAACAAGAACTAACCCAAAAACAAGACCCAACCCAAAAACAAGACCCAGCCCAAAAACAAGACCCAACCCAAAAACAAGACTCAACCCAAAACCAAGACTCAACGCAGAAACAAGACCCAACTCAGAAAC AAGACCCAACTCAGAAGCAAGAATCAACCCAGAAACAAGAACTAACCCGGAAACAAGACTCAATCCAAAAACAAGACTCTGCGCAGAAACAAGACCCAACTCAGAAACAAGAACCAACCCAGAAACAAGACCCAACCCAAAAACAAGACCTAACCCAAAAACAAGGCTTAAATCTAAATCTAGACTCAACGCAGAAACAAGACCCAACTCAGAAGCAAGAATCAACCCAGAAACAAGAACTAACCCAGAAACAAGACTCAATCCAAAAACAAGACTCAGCGCAGAAACAAGACCCAACTCAGAAACAAGACCCAACTCAGAAACAAGAACTAACCCTGAAACAAGAATCAACCCTGAAACAAGAATCAACCCAGAAACAAGACCGAACCCAAAAACAAGACTCAACCCAAAAACAAGATCTATCGCAGAAACAAGACCCAACCCAGAAACAAGAATCAACGCAGAAACAAGAATCAACCCAGAAACAAGACCCAACCCAAAAACAAGACTCAGACCAAAAACAAGACCCAGACCAAAAACAAGACTCAGCCCAAAAACAGGACTCAGCCCAAAAACAGGACTCAACCCAAAAACAAGACTCAACCCAGAAACAAGACCCAACTCAGAAACAAGAACCAACCCAAAAACAAGACCCAACCCAAAAAGAGGACCAAACACAAAAAGATTTATCTAAAAAGCAAGAGCCAACGCAGATACTACAAACCACAAGAAAAGAGACTGCTCAACAGCAAAGTGAACTTCAGACACTAGGCCTTGAACAAAAAGAGAGTCATCAAAAGATGCAGCATTTGATGGACAAACAGGAGACAACACAGAAAACCCATGAGACTGTATACAGGCCATCTCCAGCTTCAGACCACCAGCACCCTCAGAAATACTATTCATACTTTGAACAAACAGCAAGTCAAGGGTTTGAGTTACCCCATGATGTGCCCCAAAGTCAAACTACACACAGTAAGATACACTATTCTTACAATACACCACCAGGTGGTCAGCCTCCTCATCATGTCTGGGCTTCCAATCTCTTCAAAGAACAAGACTTAAAAGAAGACATATACAATCAACTGTATCAAAAGGCTGAGAAACATTCTGATCACTGGCAATGGCATGAATCAACTTCATCCTCCAGCTCTTACCAGATGCCTCCAGACACACAATACACACTCCAGCACATGCATGTGACCTCGTCAGGGTTGATGCATACAGAACAGCATTCAGCTCCCCAGGGTTCTGCAGCTGCTGTTGGACCTCAAGTGGAACAACAAAACAAAGTTGTGCACACATCCCAGAATCCGCTGTACATGCTCTCTCAGCAGTCTCCAAAACTAATTAGAGATCGCAGCATTGGCCAAAATACCTCAACAGAGTCAAAGCAGTCAGATCTTCACCCAGAACCTCCATTAAAACCAGAGGATCTCCACCAGCAACCTCAACCTTCTGGAGTAAGCTCATCAGCACAAAAGAGCTCCACACAGAAGGATGAAAAACAGAAATCTTCCCAGAAAGGCTTTAAGTGGCCCTGGCAGTAA